In Scomber japonicus isolate fScoJap1 chromosome 3, fScoJap1.pri, whole genome shotgun sequence, the genomic window GCCAGTAAAATGAACTAATTGCttatttttaaattcatctctcacacacacacacacataacactggAGATGGACatattgttttttcctttttctttattgtacAGAAAGAGATTGTAAAATTTACTGAGGCTGCTGTCCTCTGCCACGTCCGAAGCCACCCctctgtaaaacacacaaacagttgGGTCAATACATCAGTGGACCTGAGCAGTGAGTTTTTATAACTGCCACATACACAACTAAATCTCGCTCAACACTCATTGAAACCAGCGtaaccacacccacacactgacAATGTTTCAGAGAGGAATGTTGAgcatttattgtattgttgctCAGGATGCATTACTGATTTGTCATCACAAGGAAAAAGATTGTAGACCAAGAGTTTACTTTTCTGACTTAATGACATGTAAAAACAGCAGCGGTACTTACGAACTGGAACTCAGTAGCAGCTCCGGCACCGGCCTCTGCTTTCTTGTCGGCACCAGCTggagaaaaattaaaaataagtcagcaaactttttatttttaatttcaaaaccATAGGACTGTTAAACACACTGCTTGGATTACTCTGAGAAAATTCAGCAACGCTTGAGTTTTTCCTCAGTTGTCTTTATCCTTTTATCCTCCAGTTCTTCTTAATGCAGAAACTTATCATACCAGGCTGTCATCATTTGAGACTATGCAGCTTATTCTAAACATTTACTCATCATAATAACCACATGAGCAGTTCAGTAACTTGTATACAAGTAGCAGAGTACTTACGGGGTGCAGCAGATCGCCTGTATGCATCTCTGTCGGCCTCTCCGCGGTTGAGGCGAGCGGGCCTCTCTCCTTCCATTCctgaagaaattaaaaaacaaagtcaaaagCTGAACTTCCACCTTGTTAAAAGATTGCTTAAAAAGGCTTTTAATTGAGAGTTGTCTTGCTCTTCTGTTTTTGGGGTCTCACTAAATATACTAGATAAGGCAGCAGTATTTTTTATGTGGCCTCTGGGACTCCTTTATGTACAGATTATTCTTGACCTAACTGAAGACCTTTATTAAGTAGGAAAAGATAATTGCCGAATGTGTTGCTGTGGCCACAatcatcatttagtgttataggTAACAAAAGGATCCCAGCTTCATGTTAgatattaaataatttaaagcaTCAGTTGTTCTgaataggatgttaaatgatgtGGGAcaacatttcagctttaaatcAAAGACTGACCAATACTGTGGCTTGAATAGACCCCGAAAACTAAGATGATAGGAAAGTataaaattactgtaaagatgaCTCAATGTACAGCTTGTTTAATTTCCCTTTGTAATCTAAAATGTTGAACCAGATTAAATATGACATTGTGATGTGCTTTTCGTGATTTTCATCTTACATCTCATCCATTTTATATTAGTTCAATCCTGTACATGAATATAAATCTCCAGTTAAGAGAGATGGAAACTTTAAACATGTGCAGCAGAACTCATAACAGACACGGCTGCAGCCTCTGATGTTAAGCTCAGAGGAATGTGTGCATTCAGCAGGTTTACATCAATACCTCATGACTAcatgtctgcctgtgtgtcaGCTCCCAAAAATTAACAATCAGGGCTTGATTTAACTCTAGAAATGAATTTGATGCACTTTGAAAACTAAAAAGTAAAGAAGCAGTGAGACAGATGTGGGATTGACTGATGTTGGCTTTAAAAAGCAACGtttgtacagttttttttataccAGTAGTCTGCACGTTGtcacatttgagaaataaaactacatttctACAGGAAAAAACCCCAATAAAACGATAGTATAATAGAAAACAACATATCAGAGAGCTTACCCTTGGGCCTGGGCCTTGCGGTCTCAGGGCGAGTCTGGCGGCGCAGGGTAGCGGGCACAATCTCGGAGGGAAGGTGGAGGAAGTCTCTCAGATACTGGATACCTTCGTTGGTGAGGTACCAGTAAAAGTGACGCCAGGCAAATTGCTCCTTGACATACCCACAGGACTTCAGGGACTGGAAGAAAAGCACAGACATGTGGTTATCACATGtggaaatgttgggtctctttaaaattaaaacctgaagagttcggtttagaacctgctctatgtgtaaagtgccttgagataactttgtgatttggcgctatacaaataaagatcgATTGatagacaaataaaacaaattatttattaatgaatcCTTTGGTAAAATAGATGGTAAATGCATCTTTTCACTTATAACTGGTGCCCAGAGGTTCATTGAAATAACCTTACTTACCTAACTTTTTAAATTAGGTACGTTCATCATTAGATTTCACTGTGAAACTTAATATAAGTTTAACTTTATACAATCTGGCAGAGctttaacaaaaaacacactcttAATACACTGGCAGTTAATTATTAAGAGAAGCCTGGCAGTATTTTTGCTTAGACTTGCTTTTGCTTGATGAGCATCGCTTGTTTTCTCTCCCCATTAAGCAAAGGTGCCCCGCTTGTACTTCACACATTGTGTCACTGTCCTAATAAATCAGGCCAACCTGAATCCTGACAGTTGTGTCCAGCATTAGTACACTATTACTTGTGTTTCCTTTCTAaatgaaaaactaaatttaattCAAGTTTCATGCAACATTTTCCTAAAATGAGCATCCCCTCTCTTTATAGATTGGGAGCCACTGCTTTAACAGAATAAGAACTGAaataggttcacattttttcaaaccttaaagcagtcaggtgtccacatGAACATTCAAAGATTTCCCTCACTCATCACTCTTCCTGTTCATGCTGACTACTAAAAGGTCCCTTTGAAATGTGCTTCAAATGTAAATCTACAATGTGTCTACACAGTCATTTGGCCAAAAATGCATTTAGAAGTTTATCTAATGCTAAAATGATGCTTCAACTGTCTGAATTAGTCAaatggatatctgacacatttacagtctttttagcatcaaatactctttgtttccctgttgagctgagGTGGaagaataataacaaaaagaaggactttggcaCCAAGAAGACtgacattgaaagatatctacttgactCATCTAATTTTAAAGACATTGCTGAATGtccagtgtgaacaggaggaatgattacattaagaaaaacctgttttaatgTTCACTTAGGTATCTGACTTGTCAAAAGACACTTGGATACCGTTAACCCGCCATTTAACAATACATCAGACACATTACAATCCTTCTTCAGACCATCAAGTCCACCTGAATAAACACCAAACCAAACACTTCATATCTACACTAGCAGCTGTTTAACCCTCTGAATATCACAGTTAACCCCCcacatcctcatcatcaccagTCTCTCACCTGCATCGCTTTCATCACATGAAGGTTGGGCACATTCTTGTCAGCAAGCTCGGGATGCTTGGCCAGGTGGACATCTTTCTTGGCCACCATGACTCCCTCCTTGAAGAGGAGCTCATAGATAGCAATGCGATTCTTCTTGGGCATCAGCATCTGAGTTAAAAAGATGTATTCACAATTATTGAAAG contains:
- the rps10 gene encoding 40S ribosomal protein S10, which translates into the protein MLMPKKNRIAIYELLFKEGVMVAKKDVHLAKHPELADKNVPNLHVMKAMQSLKSCGYVKEQFAWRHFYWYLTNEGIQYLRDFLHLPSEIVPATLRRQTRPETARPRPKGMEGERPARLNRGEADRDAYRRSAAPPGADKKAEAGAGAATEFQFRGGFGRGRGQQPQ